GAGAGGTATCTCGCCGATGATCCTTCTTTCGGAGAGGGACTCGTGGTGGCCTTCTCCGGCCGTGTAACCTCTGAAGCGATGGGTTTTGCCGTCAGGAAGATCGACGAGCTACTCCTCGAAGAGGTCAACTCCGCCCTTGAAGCCCTTTCGGCTGAGGGCTACCTGGACGATCTCGGAAAGAAGTGGTTCAGGAAGTCCT
This DNA window, taken from Thermovirga sp., encodes the following:
- a CDS encoding transporter substrate-binding domain-containing protein translates to ERYLADDPSFGEGLVVAFSGRVTSEAMGFAVRKIDELLLEEVNSALEALSAEGYLDDLGKKWFRKS